The Sabethes cyaneus chromosome 3, idSabCyanKW18_F2, whole genome shotgun sequence DNA window gtttcgaacatacgacgactggcttgttagacacaagatggcagccccatcacgagactggGTAGCGTAGGCCCTAATACGTCTAACTATCTACAACCGACAAACTAAAGAgaatcaagaaaattctacttggaacattcggcatggacaaagatGACGAAATAAGAACATGGAATGAAAACTTCGCACCTGAAACTGCAGattgctaaatttcgttggcggCGACAAGgtactgctcgatcagttagcaccccgaaagtttggcatcgtggcactgcaggagatctgtcgcaaagtcgagaaggtgtggaggatccgtggcgcaAAGCCCAactttaccagagcggtggagccaCCAACGGACTGGGAACGTGCTTCGAAGTGATGGGCCAAATATAAgatcacgtaatggactggaaagcaaTCTACGAGAGAATGTGCATGTTGAGAATAAAataccgtttcttcaattacgcaatcataaatgtgcattgcccacatgAGAGGTAGGTAGGTAGACGATGAGAAGAAAGCAATACATGCGCAACTAGAGGTAACGTACGACAATTGCTCAccacaggacatcaagatcagcATCGGGGGCATGagcgcccaggtcggcagggaagcaatataCAGACAGGtaatgcttcgaccctcgaaagcGGATAGAATATGATACGCTCaaccgtcaacgaggccgcaaccgcggtgctaagtgaggaaacctcgagtgcacgaaatgattgatttcacggggaatgccaacaagcgatagagaggaaaagaagagcttggaaaaactatctagacATATCCACGTATGAGAATTTGACCAAGTATTAACgaacgcggaatgagttgaccatgatcctgaggaggataaagcgccagaaggaggacagagatcttgaggagctggaacaactattccaagttaatgacacgcgcaatttgtacgagaaggtgaaccaaactcgtactACACACCTGACATGtgcagggacgagggaggggatatacagggtgttcaataagttcgaatacaacttttcatcgttgtgtaagttcGTATCAtatgcattctgtgtattggtgtcagctttagccttatatataggctgtcatttgttatttgtttaccgcacgccatgaaggagtaccgcaacgtcgtagtaaagttgtttgcgagagatgagcgacccggcgacatatttcggcggttgaaatcccacgggatgaagcggaatttcatctataacaccatccgtcgttGTCCCGGTCACCGGGAGACGagctcggccaaggaccgtcttagatccgggcggccgcgttcggcgagaacgccagcagccatcaagatgGTGAGGGAGCGAgggaaccgctcgatccggaagaccactgttgacctggatgtgtcaaTCGGGACTGCCCACGCCATCATgacgaaggacctgggatgcaacccatacaagaaacgcaaggttgacggagtaacggaggctacaacgaagatgCGGTTGGACAGCGCAAAACTGATTCTTTAGCTGGTCAGGAGTTCATGTTTTCTGATGacaaactcttcatcttgcaacagccgcacaatgtccaaaatgatcggctgtgggcgccgacgttggccagcatgcCCCCgttccacataaacatcccgcggttccagagcgccgcgtcggtgatggtttggggggccgtatcTAAGCTTGGGAAGCTTttactggtgtttatcgagaaaaacgtgaaaatcaacgccgcgtactataagaccgaggttatGGAGAAGgttgcagtgataaaaatacccaacatggaaaaaaatggagaaggttgtggccccggcactttgtgacctctacgggaaagattattacgtctttcaacaggacggcgcaccagCCTACACgacgaatatcgtccaagcgtggtgtcgggagaatttgacagattttctcgataagactttgtggcctcccagctccccgggTCCTAATCctctggacttttatgtatggtcgtacatgctggccaagcagagcgaacatcaagtgagcactatggaccaatttaagaagctcagcTGCGtaccgcgtgtgattcttttgagaaacgtctcaagctcgtcatgaatcacaaaggggggggggaggttgctttcaccaaatatgtcgtaaaggttctcaataaacactgcttcaataaaaattgactcagaaaggaatatcttgtattttcattttttcgaacttattcgaacttattgaacaccctgtaatcacaaacgagcgcgagctgGTCGACAGGTGTAAGCAGATTTTCGATGAGCACTTCAgcggcgatatagcagaagaagacacaacggaagttaacctaggaatgccCACAAACGACAGCAGCGTGCTGGCTCTCGATTTCGAAGAgattcggcgagaaatcggtcagctgaagaataacaaaGCCGCCAGAAAGGAAAgacttccggcagaactctacaaaagtTGTCTAGAACTGCTAGCAACAGCACTTCACTAgataaggatttgggaggaggataaactaccggaggagtggatggaaaaagggcgaccggctagattgctgtggctaccgcggcattacgctgatcaacgccgcctacaaggtgctctctcagattttgttgcgtcgtctatccctaagggcccgtgctactacggatcaaattttcactctccgccaaatcctccagaaatgtcgagagtacaatctgatcacgcatcatattttcgaggatttcagagcagcatacgatacagttaaacgcgaacacctatggcagataatacacgtacggttttccggacatacTGATGCGGTTGaagctaccctggagtgagtgatatgctacgtgcgtgtttcggggacactctcgagtccttgcGAATCGCACATAACGTGGCGACAGGGGATAaattgtcctgtatgttattcaatatcgctattgaacgtGTGAGCCGGCGAGCGGACATCAAAACGAGACGAACTATCTTCAgccagagtagccaactcccagCCTTCCCAGACGACCTCGACTTCCTTAATAGAAACTTTGGCAcagcggaagcaatctacgccagactaaaaacggaggataggaggatagggttacaaatcaatgcgtcgaaaaccaaatatatggtaagaagaggttccagagaaagcaatgtttgcctcccacggacagtgactattgactgcgatgaactggaagtggttgatgcgttcgtatatttgggatctctggtcaccgccgacaataatacgagtaaggagattcaacgacgcattcatgcTGAAAGTCGAACCTACtattccctccgcaagacgcttcgatcaaggagcatacgtcgctccacaaagctgacgatgtacaaaacgctaattagaccggtaacCCTCTACGGACATGAGACAattactttgcttacggaagacactATAGACTTCTTTATTTggaaaggtgttgtggactatttttggtggagtacaaacgaataACGGAGAGCAGTGTAGGCGTATggaccacgagttgcaggcactacctggagagattcctatcgtacacctagtgaaagttgggagactacggtgggccggccacgtcgcaaggatgccgaacgactgtacagtgaaatccgttctcttcaagaaccccatcggcaccaggaatagaggggcccaacgcgcTAGATGGCTCAATCAAGTTGAAGCCAATTTGCGTGTGGCGAGacacgcaacgaattggcgacgagtagcccaggaccgagtacaatgaagagaaattcttgacacggcaagagccaccccggctctcagcTGGCAAAGTAAGTACGCACTGTTTGAGTGGTAGGATCAGAAACGTTTTGACTGCAATTTGTTTTGAAATCATTCCTCATTGCATTTCCAAGCAGTTACACTTGATGGAAGTTAAGAATCGAAAATTAAGTTTGGACACCCGCTTCGAAAATCCGACGTGGTGAAGGTCAAAATTCGCGAACTTGTTAAAATTGGCTAAATATCTCCTATGTGCAGCATTTCCAAACATTTCCACAAGCGGCATACTATCGATTAGCAGGATCGTAGCAAGCATCGTAGTGGAACTTTGAAGGTGTTGAGAACGATTAGGGCAAACCcaggtagggtagatgctccagtaatggagggattatgtcgggggatagtgtttaaagacaatttgaacgctcaatttatcagtttccaattgaactacatgataatatggtgcaccataatgttggctttaaatacataccaaactcataccattctgctggtttatatatctaaaatattgcttttcctgacattagtctgtgctcctaaagtagtggtaatgttcctataatagtagAAAATTTACCTATAATAGTGTAATTTTATTTACCGCCCTTAGTAACGTTTGCAGTGAGCATGgaagcaggtggataacagcgtaggcttgttaaaatgttatggattgttacgaatttcttaagcaattgtaCTTTATGGGTCTgctcaaaaggaatttgtaatttttgcaccaaaatcttcaattttaactgtgtatcttagataaaactgttaacaaatatatatttaacaatagaaaattgaaattatctcgaaatccgccaaaattatgatatatttcgcgtttccaccactactggtactaccacaactactggagcatctaccctattagATTTTTTCGGCCAATAAGCAACCAAACAGAACATTGAAGCATAATCTAGTGGTCAAAAGACAGGCTCGGAAGCAGCACAATGACGTTTTTACGAAGTACGAAGAATGCATCCTCATGGGCGATGAAACGTACGTGAAGATAGATTAGGGACAGCTTCCTGGACAGAAGTTCTATAAAGCCACTGGTAAGTTcgtaccaactcgtatatcaatgtacgaaaactatcgtaaatatttcctaacaaactcgaaatcgtaactaaagctggataaagtgggatcaagttgattttctgtcgtatataatgataatgactgatatacatacgattttcagcacaaaatcgtagagtagtacggagcgactcgcacttaatcggatattatcgtatataaatacttatatagtcgtaacgctcaaaattattcgtaatcacgtatatcgcctccgaaatagtacggatatgccaattttgtgcatgaaatacgatttatttagcatgtatatctgtacgtaatactgatttttaccttttttatacatatgaaaatgctagctaggTACTCATTTTTCCCTATAATTTCGCAAGACAGCTTATGATCTGGCAAGGTGTTTGCAGCTGTGGTCAAAAAATCTGATTTTCATGACAAACAAGACTATGTGTtccaaaatttattcaaaagtaGCGGCTCTTTTCAAACGAAACCCGAAGTTTTCATCGAGAAACGCAGCGAAAATGGTAGCAGATTCGTAACccttttttaaaagaaaataacGGGGCAGGTTCGCAAGTcggcttccatttgcttgatccaGAGCTTCGTCCTTCTCTTGCCTGCTCTTctagcagcttagagccggggtgcAGTATCAAGAACTTGTCTCTATTGGGCTCGGTCCCAGGCTACTATCGTCAATTCTTTAAACATTCTTTCTCGGCAATTTGTAGAAAGTTTTCTAAACTCTTTTGTTCCTTTTCATCATGCTGGCAacctcgtcaaaccaatcattacaAGCACTTGGGAGTTTTCACCTAGCACCATGGTTGCGGCCTTATTGACGGCTTGTCGGTCTTGTTGTCCGACCGACgacacgtttatgatggtataaTTGACGAAACGGTCTTTCACCCGCAACATACACATCGTcttgttgatcgccttccaatccatCACGTGATCCTGGATTCCACCCATCGCTACAAagtccgttcccagctcgttaaACGCACCATCGCTCTTTTAAAATAAGGACTTGATGGGGCATCAAGTCGCATTTGTCCATGACGAATGTTCAGAGCCGAATTTTCTAGATTTGCTAGGCTGCCTTAATAGAGCCACGCTACCGAGTGCCGTGATGGGGCAGCCATCTTGGCTTTAGTGCCTAGACAACACGTTTCTCTTGGTAAGACCTATGGAATACCTTTTCCCCGTAACGAATCCAGCTCTACTAGCCGAAGCTTTCAGTTTAATATACGTTTCCGTCATCATCTCAAACAAATAACTTTGAGACGATGACGGAAGCGAATGTAtatcaaaaccaaaaataaccGGATAAAACAATTAACTGGGAAGATTTAGCCAGAATTGTCCGCTAGATATTGAGCCAATCAAAGCGATTCTCTTGCTTAAGACGGCTCGAAGTCTGCCGAGCAATTATTACCAAGAAGCCATAAGTACAACGATTGTCGAAAATCTAAAATTAACACCTCTTTACAAACCCTCAAATGATTCAACATATTTTCACCTATGCGCAATAACATCGGAAATATTCAATCGTTCAGATAAGCAACCGTTCGAATCCATGAGCTATCCGGAGAATTTTCAAATCTCTTCAATGGACGTGATACGAAAAAAATATCATTCGATTGCTTTAAGAAGAAATCacaaataatatcaaatatTTATTGATTGGCCAATTACCGGGATCTATTTAAATCGATTTAAACACCGAAATACTTTACACGCCGGTATTCGAACTAATGAAATTGCGAACACTGGCAGCACCAATGTTAGCGTAAACTCCTGCCAGGTTTCCACCACATTGCACGGCACCCCACGATACAATACCGAACTGGCGTCCTCCAGTGACGAGTGGACCACCGCTGTCACCGTTGCAGGAATCGCGTCCAGGCTCACCGGCGCAAACCATGCTattgaagaaataaaaaaatgttcaaAGACCATAACCGTTTGGCCACTAAAACTAAAGCCTTACTTTGCAGTGATTCTTCCAGCTCCCCATTGGCTCTGGCAAGTACCTTGAGCGACAACGGGAATGTCCACAGCACGTAGGTTGACTGGCAACGATCCACCAGGAGTAGTTAGACCCCATCCAGATACCACACTGCGGGTTCCAGCAGCGAAGCTAGTTCCACTTGGCACAATCGTAATTGGTGAGATGTTAGCGCCAGTGAAGGAAGTAGTGATACGGATGACGCAAACATCATTATCAATGGTGCTGGGGTTATACGATGGATGGTTAATGATCTGAGCGGCCTGGAAAATGGTGCCTCCAGCAGTTCGGCTAGCGCTTCCTCCACGGAAAGTGATCTAAAACAATAACCTAATAGAATATTGTCCATGCGAGTAACCAGCTTCTGTAACCTACCGAGCCAACCGATGGCATTGGATGAGTACAGTGAGCAGCAGACAGAGCCCAGTTGCTGGAGATGATCGAAGCACCACAGATGTGATTACCGTTGGAGCGCAGTGAAAGCTGGTATGGGAAATTAGCGATACTGACTTCGTTTCCTCCTACAATCCTTCCGGTGTACTCCGACTCAATGAAATCTTCCAGACCGAGCGGTCGAACACTATTCTTTTCAAGCCATAGATCCTCCTGGTAGCCCGCGAAGGCAGACGCCACACACAATGCTAGTACGATAAAAGCCTTCATGGTCACTCCGTGCTGAATAACTGAATCTACATAGCTACTGGAATTAGCTTTTATACTATTTCAGCTGTTATCAAAATGCTCAAATAATCTATTgccaaaaaaatagaaaaatcaataCCCTTATATCAGTAGATTTACAAGCAGTTGGTTTTTCACACCGATGAGCTTATCACTTGATCGTGTACTAATCAAATACGATGACATATGAGCTAAGGCACCATTATGCGCGTACGCTAAACTACAGGAATCTCACTATAAATACTTGCAATATTCTGTGATTCAGTGTCCGTAGAGCACGATAGCCTAAGGTCTCCTCATCAAAGTTCATCACCAGATTTAAAAATTATACTTTTACTGTTGATTTCTTACATTCCTCTTAATACAATCACACAAACATCAATTGCCAACCCACTCCCGAGTTCCGATCCAAAGATTAGATCCAGACTAGACAAGCACTCCAAAATGCGTCAATTTTGttttgtcgatttttcattCAATAAGGTATCGTACAACATTTTTCTATTCCTAAAATGAAAACTAAGTTATATATTCTAAATGCATGAAACTTCAATCGCACATGTTACGGGATAAATTTTACACGTTTAAAACCAATGTCCTGAATATTCTGTTTTAACAAAGATCTAGTTATTTTGCGGTGCAGTTTAATTGTTGTGTGCTGACGAATGATGAACGTACATACAATATGATTAGAAAGGTAATTTGATTCAATTACATGAAGCACAACATGTTCACTGCTCTGATAACGTTTCACTCGAATCTACGACGCGACCCAAAATGATATTCTTCAAATCGGGGTTCAACTACAGACTTATTTAGTGCATTATTTTGAATTATGCCCCACAAAAATTTCTAAAATGTTTATATGCAAATTCCAAGTACACCGCAGCTAAGACGAATTGGAAAATACttatatttttatgtattttttgttGCCGATTTCGTGAAACTGCTTAGTTACAAGCAAAGCAtagccttggtgctacattgCGTATTCGGAACCAGAGCTTCTCTTTTTATTCGACAGGCTTTGccaccagctgttagagtacaggacaataattgcagatcctattgactctcacAGCTTCAACAAATCCTAATTCCAATCGCTTAGTTATATGTTTAATTTAAAAGGTATTGTTTCCCAAGTGTTAAATACTTTTGTGAACGagtgattttatcaaaaattgtaaaataacaTTTGACAACATACATAtggtattaatatttttgaaacagtgcacagtggtttgatagctcgaaatcgtgaacttttttaataactctgaAGCTTTTTGCTAAAAAGTTTTCCTCTAaatatcacagtttttgaggttaagcgtctttcatgacggacccccaaaaATCGGTTTTTTCAGTATAgcatttagggaaaaataatgttctgcaaacatttgtaTCTTCTAAAAatacacacttttgcagaagaaactGAATACGTATCTTCTACACAGAGCAAGTTAATGAACGATTCAGGTAcaaattagccatatttcgtactgctatagaTTAAAAAGTTGCAACTGGCAAACGaaatataattaaagtgaaagtacattaaaaactgatcttaaaacatgttAAGTTATTCGTCTCTTTGAGTATCTTTCAGCCAGTCGTTCTATGTTCTAATCTCGGCTGTGCGGTACTGCTAGAGTTTCATAGGATCCTTACACTAACCCTGTGATTGTCCTGTAATTTAATAACCGACTGCAaattctgtcgataaagaaaggtaatTTCTTAACTCTCCGTTACTTATgcagttgtattttgtacaccgtcTGTGAACCgctaactttatctcggtatatctcgggttCTGTAATTGATATATTGTAATTGTATATCTTCGGTGGTTCTGCAATTGATGGGAGGAtggtagggaaaagtaatgaaatttttttttgaagtgGTGGGTAAAGAGCGGGAAGGTACCTTGCCATAATCTAAGACTATAATCGGAtctgaacccacaacacccgccagggtatgtgactcgctggtacccgtgtaccttagAACCGCAGAGGTgatggacaaaaggagactgcaaaaccccCATCATTAAGGttgcgacgtatctggttgggttgTTTTTAgccacaaattgtgcctcttcctccgtctactgtagaaaccaccgaccgagaagtttaaatctaacttgtttttactgtcaggacgACGACCCTATACAGGCCCTTATGACTTGCAAGGTACAGCGCGTGacactgttcgtctgtcagcgtgttagccgcgattctcagcccgggttttcggagaaagccTCCGTTCATATGAAAATAAACCaaactcatgtttttagtctttgaccttgaaacgcgGTCAGGCatcaatattaatatttttgaaacggtggttcggtaattgatggagggacgtaaagtaaagtaaattttCGTTACTTGTCAAAAAGCCGAGGATA harbors:
- the LOC128742039 gene encoding trypsin alpha-3-like; translation: MKAFIVLALCVASAFAGYQEDLWLEKNSVRPLGLEDFIESEYTGRIVGGNEVSIANFPYQLSLRSNGNHICGASIISSNWALSAAHCTHPMPSVGSITFRGGSASRTAGGTIFQAAQIINHPSYNPSTIDNDVCVIRITTSFTGANISPITIVPSGTSFAAGTRSVVSGWGLTTPGGSLPVNLRAVDIPVVAQGTCQSQWGAGRITANMVCAGEPGRDSCNGDSGGPLVTGGRQFGIVSWGAVQCGGNLAGVYANIGAASVRNFISSNTGV